TTGGCTGTGCAACTATATTTAATTGTTGCTTGTGCAACGTAACAAGCAACAATGAAGAAAATCCCGCCTGCACTCGATGATGCAATGCCGTTTAATGTTTACCGGCTGGCTTTGCTTTTTCGAAGAGAGCTGATGGATGCACTCTCCGAGTACAAGTTGACGCCAGAGCAGTGGCAGGTAATGCGGGTGCTTTGGGAAATCAGTGAACCACTGAATCAGAATGACATTGCCCACATTACGTTACGGGACCGCCATACAACGTCGCGTATTGTCGCTCGGCTTCAACGCGACGGATGGGTAACAAAAACGGTGGATCCTAATGATGCACGTGCCTCGCTTATTACGCTCACCGCTTCTGCTGAGAAAGTAAAAGCCGAAGTGCCTGCCAAGCTAATTGGGCGTTTTGAGCCAATATTTGAGCTGTTGGAAGAAGAAGAAAGCAAACAATTTTTGAGTACGCTCAAAAAGCTCAGAAGCTTTCTTGAAGCATAAATAACCATTTTAGTAAGTGTCATGAATATCTTTGCATAATAAGTTGTCCGTGCAACTGTGTATTTTTAATGTTGTCTGTGCAACTTGTGTGATGAACACCTAACGATAAGGAAGACCGATGCTGTCCCAACGTACACCTGAGCAATATGGACTTAAAGCACAGCGCTACCACTGGCTTAGCGCTGTGCTAATCATCGC
This region of Bacteroidota bacterium genomic DNA includes:
- a CDS encoding MarR family transcriptional regulator, producing MKKIPPALDDAMPFNVYRLALLFRRELMDALSEYKLTPEQWQVMRVLWEISEPLNQNDIAHITLRDRHTTSRIVARLQRDGWVTKTVDPNDARASLITLTASAEKVKAEVPAKLIGRFEPIFELLEEEESKQFLSTLKKLRSFLEA